From Diospyros lotus cultivar Yz01 chromosome 4, ASM1463336v1, whole genome shotgun sequence, a single genomic window includes:
- the LOC127799307 gene encoding uncharacterized protein LOC127799307 — protein MEAPPENDCCSICHANFNVPCQANCSHWFCGNCILQAWSYGSTFQPCKCPLCRREITLLIPSDASSRQRQDSQVAETLGNIERYNRYFGERANGLIQRLQDLPFLLRRLLREIMDPQRSLPLFIRARVYLAMLVSAIYILSPVDIIPEGILGIIGLFDDALIALICFLHVAALYRSVLLFRHGGS, from the exons ATGGAGGCACCTCCGGAGAACGATTGCTGTTCGATATGCCATGCAAATTTCAACGTTCCGTGCCAAGCCAATTGTTCTCACTGGTTTTGCG GTAATTGCATTCTACAAGCTTGGAGTTATGGATCAACCTTCCAGCCATGTAAATGTCCTTTATGCCGTCGTGAAATAACTTTACTGATTCCCAGTGATGCTTCATCACGGCAGCGTCAGGATTCTCAAGTTGCTGAGACTCTTGGAAATATCGAAAGATACAACCGGTATTTTGGTGAACGTGCAAATGGTCTTATTCAG AGATTGCAAGACCTTCCTTTTCTCCTCAGGAGATTGTTACGAGAGATAATGGATCCTCAAAGATCTCTTCCACTTTTTATCAGGGCACGTGTCTATTTGGCA ATGTTAGTAAGCGCCATCTATATTCTCAGCCCTGTGGACATTATTCCTGAAG GGATTTTGGGAATAATTGGTTTATTTGATGATGCCCTTATAGCTCTCATCTGCTTCCTTCATGTTGCTGCCCTATATCGGTCTGTACTACTTTTTCGGCATGGAGGCTCTTGA